One region of Moraxella sp. ZY210820 genomic DNA includes:
- the ftsW gene encoding putative lipid II flippase FtsW, whose protein sequence is MTNFCQKGLKYFAQALAWIGNKFPSEISARYVLMFCVMTLLSIGTIMVASASMPYAESIGANTPYFFVIRHVFAIIFAFASAYFCYTIKDTYLFENTVLIYLIALFALLLVLVIGIEKNGSTRWLNLGIMNFQPTELAKVAMAIFMADYVVRRDKEVKSNFGYSLTRLSIAFGLMVLLIAAEPDLGAAVVIGGMALGIFYLAGAPIKQFLYTTAFAVVVIAIGVLSKSYRLERLLSFTRPFEDQYGSGYQLSNSLMAYGLGDWTGVGLGQSVQKLSYLPEAHTDFMLAILGEEFGFVGVAFILILSFTMAASCMVIGQNALKKNYLKAGYLAYAVSLIFVIQIVVNVGMTLGMLPTKGLTLPFISYGGSSLWACAVMVGLVLQVDKKTRINHDPSDVIINFKPSEKKVKKARAVN, encoded by the coding sequence TTGACTAATTTTTGTCAAAAAGGACTAAAATATTTTGCACAAGCACTTGCTTGGATAGGCAACAAGTTTCCATCTGAAATATCAGCACGTTATGTGTTGATGTTTTGTGTAATGACTTTGTTGAGTATTGGTACTATTATGGTTGCATCAGCTTCTATGCCTTATGCGGAAAGTATAGGTGCGAATACACCTTATTTTTTCGTGATACGTCATGTCTTTGCTATCATATTTGCTTTTGCGAGTGCTTATTTTTGTTATACCATCAAAGATACCTATCTGTTTGAAAATACAGTCTTAATTTATCTAATAGCACTATTTGCTTTACTTTTGGTTCTTGTGATTGGGATTGAAAAAAATGGTTCAACACGATGGCTAAATTTAGGCATTATGAATTTCCAACCGACAGAACTAGCAAAAGTTGCGATGGCGATTTTTATGGCGGATTATGTGGTTCGCCGTGATAAAGAAGTGAAAAGTAACTTTGGTTATAGTCTGACACGTTTGAGTATAGCTTTTGGTTTGATGGTTCTCTTGATTGCTGCTGAACCTGATTTGGGTGCAGCAGTGGTGATTGGGGGCATGGCATTAGGTATATTCTATCTAGCAGGTGCTCCTATTAAGCAGTTTTTATATACGACCGCATTTGCTGTGGTCGTGATTGCGATTGGTGTGCTATCGAAATCTTATCGTTTAGAACGTTTATTGAGTTTTACACGTCCATTTGAAGATCAATATGGCTCAGGTTATCAGCTTTCAAACTCATTGATGGCATATGGTTTAGGTGATTGGACTGGGGTTGGGTTAGGGCAAAGTGTACAAAAATTATCTTATTTACCTGAAGCTCATACTGACTTTATGTTGGCAATTTTAGGCGAAGAATTTGGGTTTGTCGGAGTTGCATTTATTCTTATTTTATCCTTTACGATGGCAGCGAGTTGTATGGTAATAGGGCAAAATGCACTTAAGAAAAATTATCTAAAAGCAGGTTATTTAGCTTATGCGGTGAGTTTAATCTTTGTGATTCAAATTGTAGTTAATGTGGGAATGACCTTAGGTATGTTACCAACTAAAGGTTTGACTTTACCATTTATTAGCTATGGTGGTTCATCATTATGGGCGTGTGCAGTGATGGTGGGTTTGGTGCTTCAAGTCGATAAGAAGACTCGTATCAATCATGACCCAAGCGATGTAATTATCAACTTTAAACCGAGTGAAAAGAAGGTAAAAAAGGCACGAGCAGTGAATTAA
- a CDS encoding XRE family transcriptional regulator has translation MSFSKKNLRLAMDLRQLNNSAFAELLGCSVSKVKLLLDENKDISSQDIEKICQVLNLPQSFFIDDELEAVVEDEIFYRSGARIKASYKRQNQSNTKSAKKINQYFMKRLDLPKFNLSLLELGSNLYEVNKNTSIDDDMINSHEILNLVYDLRSKWGLGVQPINNIVALCELQGIRVFQLPTEIHEVDALSFFDEENGCPIIFLNTFKSAERVRFDCAHELGHIMMHIYYKEIKKNRNYKSLEKEANLFASEFLMPEEAFRASCSRYLSLENMMGIKKIWRTSLKAVAYKAHKLGLISEWSYRTISSQINILGYHINEPEETHRDESVMLPKIMQLLTSQPNFSKEQMFEELGFYEDDFNALTFDVLKKVEHAKKPKLYFVD, from the coding sequence ATGTCATTTAGTAAGAAAAACTTGCGTCTTGCGATGGATTTAAGACAGCTCAATAATTCTGCTTTTGCGGAATTATTGGGGTGTTCTGTGTCTAAAGTTAAGTTATTGCTTGATGAAAATAAAGATATATCATCACAAGATATAGAAAAAATTTGTCAGGTTCTTAATTTACCACAATCTTTCTTTATTGATGATGAATTAGAAGCTGTTGTAGAAGATGAAATTTTTTATCGTTCTGGTGCTAGAATTAAGGCATCGTATAAGCGTCAAAATCAGAGTAATACAAAATCGGCTAAGAAAATCAATCAATATTTTATGAAGAGATTAGATTTACCGAAATTTAATCTGAGTTTATTAGAATTAGGTAGTAATTTATATGAAGTTAATAAAAATACTTCCATTGATGATGACATGATAAATAGTCATGAAATACTTAATCTTGTTTATGATTTGCGTAGTAAATGGGGTTTAGGTGTTCAACCAATAAACAATATTGTAGCATTATGCGAATTACAAGGTATAAGAGTGTTTCAATTACCTACAGAAATTCATGAAGTAGATGCACTTTCATTTTTTGATGAAGAAAATGGTTGTCCGATTATATTTTTAAATACATTTAAATCGGCAGAACGAGTTCGTTTTGATTGTGCTCATGAATTGGGGCATATTATGATGCATATCTATTATAAAGAAATAAAAAAAAATAGAAACTATAAAAGTTTAGAGAAAGAGGCAAATTTATTTGCTTCGGAGTTTTTAATGCCTGAGGAAGCATTTAGGGCAAGTTGCTCACGTTATTTATCATTAGAAAATATGATGGGTATAAAAAAAATATGGAGAACTTCACTTAAAGCAGTAGCTTATAAAGCACATAAATTAGGTTTAATTAGTGAATGGAGTTATCGTACTATTTCATCACAAATAAATATTTTAGGTTATCATATAAATGAACCTGAAGAAACACATCGCGATGAAAGTGTAATGTTGCCAAAAATTATGCAACTATTAACATCACAACCAAATTTTAGTAAAGAGCAAATGTTTGAAGAATTAGGGTTTTATGAAGATGATTTTAATGCTTTAACATTTGATGTTTTAAAGAAAGTAGAACATGCTAAAAAGCCTAAATTATATTTTGTTGATTAG
- a CDS encoding BrnT family toxin, with product MIKIIYDANKAQSNLIKHGVNFEDAKQALFDPHALVSEDNDHDEARFVLVGMAHKLLVVVYCYLDDDNIIRLISARTATKMERKAYESGI from the coding sequence ATGATTAAAATCATCTATGATGCGAACAAAGCTCAAAGTAATCTGATAAAGCATGGTGTCAATTTTGAAGATGCAAAACAAGCATTATTTGACCCCCATGCTTTAGTTAGTGAAGATAACGACCATGATGAAGCACGATTTGTTTTAGTTGGTATGGCTCATAAATTATTAGTTGTCGTTTATTGTTATCTCGATGATGATAATATTATTCGGTTAATTTCAGCAAGAACTGCCACAAAAATGGAGCGTAAAGCCTATGAAAGCGGAATATGA
- a CDS encoding Dps family protein, producing the protein MTQVNQIGLEQADMKPVIAKLNQLLSSYHIFYINVRGYHWNVKGEHFFSLHTKFEELYTELQLQIDAIAERILTLGGTPLHAYSDFAQNSSVKEHKTVFDGRECVIGLVDGLNALISEQRTLAEIAEQAGDQGSADLVNEYVQEQEKMVWMYNAFLGK; encoded by the coding sequence ATGACTCAAGTGAATCAAATTGGTCTTGAACAGGCTGATATGAAACCTGTGATTGCCAAATTAAATCAATTATTATCAAGCTACCACATTTTTTATATCAATGTGCGTGGTTATCATTGGAACGTAAAAGGCGAGCATTTCTTCTCTTTACATACAAAGTTTGAAGAGTTATATACTGAATTGCAATTACAAATCGATGCAATTGCAGAGCGTATTTTAACTTTAGGCGGTACACCACTTCATGCATATAGCGATTTTGCTCAAAACTCAAGCGTAAAAGAACATAAAACTGTTTTTGATGGTCGTGAATGTGTTATTGGTTTGGTTGATGGCTTAAATGCCCTAATTAGCGAACAGCGTACATTAGCAGAAATTGCTGAACAAGCAGGCGACCAAGGTTCTGCTGATTTAGTCAATGAATATGTACAAGAGCAAGAAAAAATGGTTTGGATGTATAATGCGTTCTTAGGTAAATAA
- the murD gene encoding UDP-N-acetylmuramoyl-L-alanine--D-glutamate ligase, whose protein sequence is MQQQHGLKVVVGLGISGVSAINFLHQQGYQVAVTDSRVTPPGCEQIPADVQTSFGKIDLDLLLQAEEIIISPGLAVETVEIQQAIAQGIPVISEIQLLRRATDIPLIAITGSNAKSTVTTLIGEMIHNTGKKVAVGGNLGRPALDLLNDNPELLVLELSSFQLETTTDLNAEVAIILNMSEDHLDRHGDMAHYQNIKHRIFQGAKHIVFNRDDIATQTDISVPKISFGIDEPQNGQYGVSFEQDGIWLMRGQQRLMRSDELYIQGTHNIANVLACFALGESIGLDLNSMITTAKQFKGLEHRCQYVSEVYGVRYYNDSKGTNVGATLAAIDGLGKSTQIKGGKLALILGGQGKGQDFSLLAQAVQSYVKVVVLIGEDAKKIHQDLALVKNVTFIFADSLQQAVEICQQHTQVNDVVLLSPACASFDMFSGYPERGRKFVEYVQQLVG, encoded by the coding sequence ATGCAACAACAGCATGGTTTAAAAGTCGTGGTAGGGTTAGGGATTTCAGGTGTATCTGCGATTAATTTTTTACATCAGCAAGGATATCAAGTTGCGGTAACAGATTCTCGTGTTACACCGCCCGGTTGTGAGCAAATTCCTGCTGATGTACAAACATCATTTGGTAAAATTGATTTAGATTTATTATTACAAGCAGAGGAAATTATTATCAGTCCGGGTTTGGCAGTGGAAACAGTAGAAATTCAACAAGCGATTGCTCAAGGTATTCCCGTTATTAGTGAAATTCAATTATTACGCCGTGCTACAGATATTCCGCTGATTGCGATTACAGGTTCAAATGCGAAAAGTACCGTTACCACATTAATTGGCGAAATGATACATAATACAGGTAAAAAAGTAGCAGTAGGCGGTAATTTGGGTCGCCCTGCTTTAGATTTGCTTAATGATAATCCTGAATTATTGGTTTTAGAATTATCTAGTTTTCAGCTAGAAACCACCACCGATTTAAATGCTGAAGTTGCGATTATTTTAAATATGAGTGAAGACCATCTTGACCGACATGGTGATATGGCACATTATCAAAATATCAAACATCGTATTTTTCAAGGTGCAAAACATATCGTTTTTAACCGTGATGATATAGCAACACAAACGGATATTTCTGTACCAAAAATCAGTTTTGGTATTGATGAGCCACAAAATGGGCAATATGGCGTATCTTTTGAGCAAGATGGCATATGGTTAATGCGTGGGCAACAGCGTTTGATGCGTAGTGATGAATTGTACATACAAGGCACACATAATATTGCCAATGTCTTAGCTTGTTTTGCATTAGGTGAAAGTATTGGTTTAGATTTAAACAGCATGATTACAACAGCAAAACAATTCAAAGGCTTAGAACATCGTTGTCAATATGTTAGTGAAGTTTATGGCGTGCGTTATTATAATGATTCTAAAGGAACGAATGTTGGTGCAACTTTAGCTGCTATTGATGGTTTAGGTAAATCAACACAAATCAAAGGTGGAAAATTAGCTTTAATTCTGGGGGGACAAGGTAAAGGGCAGGATTTTAGTTTATTGGCTCAAGCGGTACAATCTTATGTAAAAGTTGTTGTTTTAATTGGCGAAGATGCGAAAAAAATTCATCAGGATTTGGCTTTAGTCAAAAACGTAACTTTTATATTTGCTGATAGCCTACAACAAGCAGTAGAAATTTGTCAGCAACACACACAGGTTAATGATGTGGTGTTACTATCGCCTGCTTGTGCAAGTTTTGATATGTTTAGTGGCTATCCTGAGCGTGGTCGCAAATTTGTAGAATATGTGCAACAATTAGTAGGATAA
- a CDS encoding FeoA family protein gives MRLSDLKAKQSATISGIIQDATTQPDIVANRLEVLGFLVGTPVKVITKGMFGGEPILVQIGFTRFALRKTEAERIEVEGVSA, from the coding sequence GTGCGACTTTCAGATTTAAAAGCAAAACAATCCGCCACGATAAGTGGCATTATACAAGATGCAACAACTCAGCCCGATATTGTTGCCAACCGCTTAGAAGTTTTGGGCTTTTTAGTGGGAACACCAGTAAAAGTCATCACCAAAGGTATGTTTGGCGGTGAGCCGATTTTGGTGCAAATCGGTTTTACTCGCTTTGCGTTACGCAAAACTGAAGCCGAACGCATTGAAGTGGAAGGAGTATCGGCATGA
- a CDS encoding ferrous iron transporter B, with protein MSQDLLKVALVGNPNCGKTSLFNQLTGAKQKVGNYAGVTVERKEGFFSLASGQQVRILDLPGTYSLNASSPDEEVTRRVCMGEIAEEAHQDAFLLIVDATNLKLNLKLVLEMIALNRPVLLVLNMMDEARRRGININVQKLSERLGIPVVETVATRRSGVENLISALQQGQYDLPHLELNTLNLNEQQHGQQIEAILADVMSFADAEDKRTDFLDGIFLHPVFGLITLTVLMFIIFQAVFAWAEPFIGWIEDFFGWLGEKVGEMLGDGLLSSLVVDGFINGAGSVVVFLPQIIILFFFILMLEESGYLPRAAFLLDKLMFKAGLSGRSFIPLLSSFACAVPGVMAARTISDPRDRLTTIMVAPLMTCSARLPVYTLLIGAFIPDENVMGVFNLQGLVLFGLYMGGIVSALVVAFVMKLLRKDKSQHLLMMELPSYRFPNLKSVGIGLLERTKIFLKRVGTIIFALVVILWFLCTFPQPPENATMPAIDYSFAGMLGHLLQPIFAPIGFNWQIAIALIPAMAAREVVIAALGTVYSLSGADDDAIAEGLSSLITQGDLAWSFATGISLLVWFIYAPHCLSTLATVKRETQSWKITGIMTLYLFALAYIMSLLAYQITLSLTS; from the coding sequence ATGAGCCAAGATTTGTTAAAAGTGGCGTTGGTGGGCAATCCAAACTGCGGAAAAACATCATTATTTAACCAACTCACTGGTGCAAAGCAAAAAGTGGGTAACTATGCAGGCGTAACCGTTGAACGTAAAGAAGGTTTTTTTAGCCTTGCCTCAGGGCAACAAGTGCGTATTTTGGATTTACCGGGGACATACAGTCTCAATGCCAGTAGTCCAGATGAAGAAGTGACTCGCCGTGTGTGTATGGGTGAAATTGCGGAAGAAGCCCATCAAGATGCGTTTTTATTGATTGTTGATGCGACTAACTTAAAACTCAATTTAAAATTAGTTTTGGAGATGATTGCATTAAATCGTCCTGTCTTATTGGTTTTAAATATGATGGATGAAGCCCGCAGACGTGGTATCAACATCAATGTACAAAAATTGTCTGAACGTCTAGGTATTCCTGTGGTAGAAACGGTGGCAACACGGCGTTCGGGTGTAGAAAATCTGATTTCTGCATTACAGCAAGGACAATATGATTTACCGCATTTAGAACTCAATACTTTAAATTTAAATGAACAACAACACGGACAGCAAATTGAAGCCATTCTCGCCGATGTGATGAGTTTTGCCGATGCCGAAGATAAACGTACCGACTTTTTAGATGGTATTTTCTTGCATCCTGTATTTGGTTTAATCACTTTAACTGTCTTGATGTTTATTATTTTCCAAGCGGTATTTGCGTGGGCTGAACCGTTTATTGGCTGGATTGAAGACTTTTTCGGCTGGCTTGGTGAAAAAGTAGGTGAAATGCTCGGTGATGGTTTATTAAGCAGTTTAGTGGTTGATGGTTTTATCAACGGTGCAGGCAGTGTAGTGGTATTCTTACCGCAAATTATCATTTTATTCTTCTTTATTTTGATGTTAGAAGAATCGGGATATTTACCACGTGCAGCATTTTTATTAGATAAATTGATGTTCAAAGCAGGTTTAAGCGGACGTTCATTTATTCCATTATTATCGAGTTTTGCCTGTGCCGTGCCAGGGGTAATGGCAGCTCGTACCATTAGCGACCCACGCGACCGATTAACCACGATTATGGTTGCTCCATTGATGACTTGCTCGGCTCGTTTACCTGTTTATACACTATTGATTGGGGCATTTATTCCTGATGAAAATGTGATGGGTGTGTTTAATTTACAAGGCTTAGTTTTATTTGGCTTGTATATGGGCGGGATTGTGAGTGCCTTAGTGGTTGCGTTTGTGATGAAACTATTACGCAAAGATAAATCACAACATTTATTGATGATGGAATTACCAAGTTATCGATTCCCAAATTTAAAAAGTGTTGGTATTGGTTTATTAGAACGAACTAAAATCTTTTTAAAACGTGTAGGCACAATTATTTTCGCTTTAGTGGTGATTTTATGGTTCTTATGTACTTTCCCACAACCGCCAGAAAATGCCACCATGCCAGCGATTGATTATAGTTTTGCGGGGATGTTGGGGCATTTATTACAACCAATTTTTGCACCAATTGGCTTTAACTGGCAAATTGCGATTGCGTTAATTCCAGCGATGGCAGCTCGTGAAGTGGTGATTGCAGCTTTAGGTACGGTATATTCGTTATCTGGTGCTGATGATGATGCGATTGCGGAAGGTTTATCAAGCTTAATTACGCAAGGTGATTTGGCGTGGAGCTTTGCCACTGGGATTTCATTATTGGTGTGGTTTATTTATGCACCGCACTGTTTATCGACATTGGCAACGGTCAAACGTGAGACGCAATCGTGGAAAATCACGGGCATTATGACATTGTATTTATTTGCATTAGCCTATATTATGTCATTATTGGCGTATCAAATTACGCTCAGTTTGACCAGTTAA
- the apbC gene encoding iron-sulfur cluster carrier protein ApbC: MSWLSSLKAVFNPAPEINETEIQQVLQQYQMANHVPLMERVKQIQVEQTTLQLHIFIYSDEKDSLQALHDGLVEQLQKCGIQTLNLHVVEKKNKVDHQTEHSSQSTNADAQHYDPNNPPITQKAPTQQSVPAHPRIKQVIVVSSGKGGVGKSTTTVNLALALQQLGLKIGVLDADIYGPSIPTMLGNAGKTPQIEHERFIPLEAYGMPTLSIGHLTGDDTTPIAWRGAKATGALMQMFNQTLWPDLDILVIDMPPGTGDIQLTLAQRIPVNGAVIVTTPQNIALLDAQKGIELFNKVSIPVLGVVENMSYHICSNCGAEEHIFGEAGGDDLAERYQVPMLGHIPLSLEIRKNVDEGKPSMIAGDEATEHYIAIAEQVLAQLQRLPKRERQDKRFF; the protein is encoded by the coding sequence ATGTCTTGGTTATCTTCACTAAAAGCGGTATTTAATCCTGCTCCTGAAATTAATGAAACTGAAATACAACAGGTATTACAGCAATATCAAATGGCAAATCATGTGCCATTAATGGAGCGTGTAAAGCAAATTCAAGTTGAACAAACGACTTTACAGTTACATATTTTTATTTATAGTGATGAAAAAGATAGTTTACAAGCCTTACATGATGGTTTGGTGGAACAGTTACAAAAATGTGGTATTCAAACCTTAAATTTGCATGTTGTTGAAAAGAAAAATAAAGTTGATCATCAAACTGAGCATTCATCACAAAGCACAAATGCCGATGCACAACACTATGACCCCAATAATCCACCGATTACACAAAAAGCACCAACACAACAAAGTGTACCTGCTCATCCACGCATTAAGCAAGTGATTGTTGTGTCGTCAGGTAAGGGTGGTGTTGGTAAATCAACGACTACAGTGAATTTGGCATTGGCTTTACAGCAATTAGGTTTAAAAATCGGTGTATTAGATGCGGATATTTATGGACCTAGTATTCCAACCATGTTGGGGAATGCTGGCAAAACGCCACAAATTGAACACGAGCGGTTTATTCCGCTTGAAGCCTATGGTATGCCAACTTTATCGATAGGACATTTAACAGGCGATGATACTACACCGATTGCATGGCGTGGAGCAAAAGCGACAGGAGCATTAATGCAAATGTTTAATCAGACTTTATGGCCTGATTTAGATATTTTAGTGATTGATATGCCACCCGGTACAGGCGATATTCAATTAACTTTAGCACAACGTATTCCTGTTAATGGTGCCGTTATTGTAACTACACCACAAAATATCGCTTTACTGGATGCACAGAAAGGTATTGAATTATTTAATAAAGTGTCTATTCCTGTGCTTGGTGTAGTGGAAAATATGTCGTATCATATTTGTTCAAATTGTGGTGCGGAAGAACATATTTTTGGTGAAGCTGGTGGCGATGATTTGGCTGAACGTTATCAAGTGCCAATGTTAGGGCATATTCCATTGAGCTTAGAAATCCGTAAAAATGTTGATGAAGGTAAACCTAGTATGATTGCAGGCGATGAAGCGACTGAACATTATATCGCCATTGCTGAACAAGTATTGGCTCAATTACAACGATTACCGAAACGTGAACGTCAAGATAAGCGGTTTTTTTGA
- a CDS encoding nucleotidyltransferase family protein, whose product MNTQNDLYLKPRHLAMLQQILKMHLPDCEVWAYGSRVKGTAHDGSDLDLVVHGVKDKISFQNCVDSLKNSTLPMLIDIHNWEDLPVEFQHNIKKKYVILD is encoded by the coding sequence ATGAACACGCAGAATGATTTGTATTTGAAACCACGACATTTAGCGATGTTACAACAGATATTAAAGATGCATTTACCTGATTGTGAAGTGTGGGCGTATGGTAGCCGAGTTAAAGGTACTGCCCATGATGGCAGTGATTTAGATTTGGTGGTACATGGTGTAAAAGATAAAATTAGCTTTCAAAATTGTGTGGATAGCTTAAAAAATAGTACTTTGCCCATGCTGATTGATATACATAATTGGGAAGATTTACCTGTAGAATTTCAGCATAATATTAAAAAAAAGTATGTGATATTGGATTAA
- a CDS encoding glycosyltransferase yields the protein MYMTEPVNVVIALDKNYQDMAKVMLKSLCCYQRNLAIFVLSNEDLDETFKGELTYYLKDKIIDIKFFQMTVPDNFKSHDYISPATYLRYAIEDLFEYGYSDYWLYLDCDILVVRNILEPFTWAEFQDYALAAVPDVYVKQMKHHVQKFGEDDYFNAGVLYINAKQWKNKDYKQRFINKTLLYAEELKFADQDVFNLAFKQQWLKLPLQYNVQSDAQSGLPNKQAAVLHFTGSKKPYGLDIEQNPNYPNLQRYQHYQQKTWSDVLKTKSVAVVTSTIGRAELERAIESVQQQSYPCKHYVFVDGEQYFDKVKPLQTKYPEVIFTFLPMNTGADGWTNSSINAIAPFLVQEEIICYLDDDNWYDNDHVQNIVDGFNSYENVGVVYNLRRFVMEDGQYLCNDNTESLGFWGFRQINYSFKFNQITADLYSFMHRQGHVDTNCLAMTLQTAQALAHYWVQSKLNDYMVFKQCQLQNKTIVSTGQRTVNYVLNIKNNEYTNLFDTFKVEESQKVDFIYQMFAEKNNQVLQQIPEMVDWFKTTVFVDGELVCLSETVG from the coding sequence ATGTACATGACTGAACCAGTAAATGTGGTAATTGCATTAGATAAAAATTATCAGGATATGGCAAAAGTAATGTTAAAATCTTTATGTTGTTATCAACGCAATTTGGCTATTTTTGTGTTGTCTAATGAAGATTTAGATGAAACATTTAAAGGTGAATTGACTTATTATTTAAAAGATAAAATTATCGATATTAAATTTTTTCAAATGACTGTACCAGATAATTTTAAATCTCATGATTACATTAGTCCAGCAACTTATTTACGTTATGCGATTGAAGATTTATTTGAATATGGCTATAGTGATTATTGGTTATATTTAGATTGCGATATACTGGTGGTACGTAATATTTTAGAACCATTTACATGGGCAGAGTTCCAAGATTATGCATTAGCAGCCGTACCAGATGTTTATGTTAAACAGATGAAACATCATGTACAAAAATTTGGTGAAGATGATTATTTTAATGCAGGTGTACTCTATATAAATGCAAAACAATGGAAAAATAAAGATTATAAACAACGTTTTATCAACAAAACTCTCCTTTATGCAGAAGAATTAAAATTTGCTGATCAAGATGTATTTAATTTAGCCTTTAAACAACAGTGGCTTAAACTACCGTTACAATATAATGTACAATCTGATGCTCAATCGGGTTTGCCCAATAAGCAAGCAGCAGTCTTACATTTTACAGGCTCTAAAAAACCTTATGGTTTAGATATTGAGCAAAATCCAAATTATCCAAATTTACAACGTTATCAACATTATCAACAAAAAACATGGTCAGATGTACTGAAAACAAAAAGTGTTGCAGTGGTTACATCAACTATTGGGCGAGCTGAATTAGAACGGGCAATAGAAAGTGTACAACAGCAAAGTTATCCTTGTAAGCATTATGTTTTTGTTGATGGTGAACAATATTTTGATAAAGTAAAACCATTACAAACCAAATATCCAGAAGTAATTTTTACATTCTTGCCGATGAATACAGGAGCTGATGGTTGGACGAATAGTTCAATTAATGCGATTGCTCCGTTTTTAGTTCAAGAAGAAATCATATGCTATTTAGATGATGATAACTGGTATGATAATGACCATGTACAAAATATCGTTGATGGTTTTAATAGCTATGAAAATGTAGGAGTAGTTTATAATTTACGCCGTTTTGTGATGGAAGATGGACAATATTTATGCAATGATAATACTGAATCTTTAGGTTTTTGGGGATTTAGACAAATCAATTATTCATTTAAGTTTAATCAGATTACGGCTGATTTATATTCTTTCATGCATCGCCAAGGTCATGTAGATACCAATTGTTTAGCAATGACACTGCAAACAGCACAAGCATTGGCTCATTACTGGGTGCAAAGTAAACTGAATGATTATATGGTATTTAAACAATGTCAATTGCAAAATAAAACGATTGTTTCTACAGGACAACGTACAGTAAATTATGTGTTAAATATCAAAAATAATGAATATACCAATTTGTTTGATACTTTTAAGGTTGAAGAATCACAAAAGGTAGATTTTATTTATCAGATGTTTGCTGAAAAAAATAATCAGGTGTTACAACAAATTCCTGAAATGGTTGATTGGTTTAAAACAACCGTTTTTGTCGATGGTGAATTGGTTTGCTTAAGTGAAACGGTAGGGTAG
- a CDS encoding nucleotidyltransferase substrate binding protein encodes MSLSVQHLRHTADTLEQAIIHLQTTPAENTVLYDLFRNACIKSFELSLETSGKLLRKLLKLYAGSPKEIDRLVFNDVFRMAYKHDILDEASIERWLNYRANRNNTAHDYGVQFAEKTLVLLPDYLQDVRALAETMERIFDEHAE; translated from the coding sequence ATGTCTTTATCTGTACAACATTTACGCCACACGGCAGATACGTTAGAACAAGCAATTATTCATTTACAAACAACACCTGCTGAAAATACGGTATTATATGATTTATTCCGTAATGCTTGTATTAAAAGTTTTGAATTATCTTTAGAAACATCAGGTAAGTTATTGAGAAAATTATTAAAACTCTATGCAGGTTCTCCTAAAGAAATTGACCGACTTGTGTTTAATGATGTATTTCGTATGGCTTATAAACATGATATTTTAGATGAAGCAAGCATTGAGCGTTGGTTGAATTATCGAGCGAATCGTAATAATACAGCTCATGATTATGGAGTGCAATTTGCTGAAAAAACGTTAGTGTTATTACCTGACTATTTACAAGATGTGCGTGCTTTAGCAGAGACTATGGAACGAATTTTTGATGAACACGCAGAATGA
- a CDS encoding DUF6587 family protein, which translates to MLEYLIIGLIMLWSIYIVFKKVFPSSYNRTFNQLANYCQTQGWQGLAKWLRPPMSMGCGGGCGCKADDAPTQVSSVKWK; encoded by the coding sequence ATGCTTGAATATTTGATTATTGGTTTAATCATGCTGTGGAGTATTTATATTGTATTTAAAAAAGTATTCCCAAGCAGCTATAATCGTACATTTAATCAACTGGCGAATTATTGTCAAACACAAGGTTGGCAAGGTTTAGCCAAATGGCTCCGTCCGCCTATGTCGATGGGTTGCGGTGGTGGCTGTGGCTGTAAAGCTGATGATGCACCAACACAAGTTAGCTCGGTCAAGTGGAAATAA